GTAACGAAGTAAAAGAATATGGAGTTGATGTTTTACTGGCTCCGGCTTTAAACATTCACAGAAACCCGCTGAACGGAAGAAACTTCGAATACTATTCTGAAGATCCGCTTATTTCAGGAAAAACCGCTGCAGCAATTGTAAACGGAATCCAGTCTCAGGGCGTTGGAACTTCGATTAAACACTTTGCGGTAAATAATGAAGAAACCAATCGTTTAACAATCAACGCACATGTTTCTGAAAGAGCCATTAGAGAATTGTATCTGAAAGGTTTTGAAATCACGGTAAAAGAATCTGATCCGTGGACGATTATGTCTTCATACAACAAATTAAACGGTATCTATACTTCTGCTAATAAAGATTTATTGACAGAAGTTTTAAGAAACGAATGGGGCTACAAAGGAATCGTAATGACCGACTGGTTTGGCGGTTTCCCGGGCTTTGAATCGATACAAAAAGGATCAAATTCTGATGTTGTACAGCAGATGATTGCCGGAAACGACCTTTTGATGCCGGGAATTCCGGTTCAGAAAAAAGCATTATTAGAAGCTTTAAATTCAGGAAAATTATCTCAGGAAGCAGCTAATACCAATGTGAGAAGAATTTTAGAGTACGTTTTCCGTACGCCTACTTTTGCTAAGTACAAATACAGCGATAAACCAAATCTTACGAAAAATGCTGAGGTAACCAGAAAAGCAGCTGCTGAAGGTATGGTTTTACTTAAAAACGAAAAAAATGCCCTGCCTTTTGCTGACAAACAAAAAGAGGTTTCATTATTTGGAGTTACATCGTACGCATGGATTACAGGCGGAACAGGAAGCGGAAGTGTAAACAACAAACATACTGTTTCTCTTTTAGAAGGATTAAATGCAGCAGGTTATAAATTAGACAAAGAATTGGTTGATTTATACACGCCTCATGCTGAAAAAGAAGTAGTTGCCGAAAAAGAAAGAAGAAAAGCAAGGGGCGTTTTAGCATTGCCTGAAAGACTGCCGGAGATTAAAATGGACGATGCTTTTATTGCTAAAAAAGCAGCAAGTTCTGAAATCGCATTTGTGACTTTAGGAAGAAATTCTGGAGAAGGCGGAGATAGAGTAGTAGACAACGACTTCAATATGGCAAACGAGGAAATCGAAATGCTGGATAAAATCTCAAAAGCATTCCATGCAAAAGGCAAGAAAGTAGTTGTGATTTTAAACATTGGCGGTGTAATCGAAACCGCTTCATGGAAAGACAAAGCAGATGCTATTTTATTAGCATGGCAGCCGGGTCAGGAAGGCGGACATTCTGTTGCCGATGTAGTTTCTGGAAAAATTAATCCATCCGGAAAACTTACAATGACTTTCCCTGCGAAATATTCTGATACTCCTTCGGCTAAAAACTTCCCTGGATTCCCGGTTAACAATCCAACAGAGGTAACATACGAAGAAGGTGTTTATGTAGGATACCGTTATTTCAATACCTTCAACATCAAACCATCTTACGAATTTGGTTTTGGAACTTCATATACCACTTTTGATTATTCAGGTATTAAATTGAGTTCTCCAGCTTTCAAAGATAAACTGACCGTTTCGGTAACGGTTAAAAATACCGGAAAAGTGGCCGGAAAAGAAGTGGTACAATTATACCTTGCTGCTCCTTCAAAATCAATCGACAAACCGAAAGAAGAATTAAAAGCTTTTGCAAAAACAAAAGAACTAAAACCGGGCGAGAGCCAGACGTTAACATTAACGTTATCTCCAAAAGACCTGGCTTCTTTCTTAGAAAATAAAAGTGCATGGATTGCCGAAGCCGGAGAGTACAAAGTACTTATAGGAGCATCGTCATTAAATATCAAACAAACTGCATCCTTCTCAGTACCAAAAGAAATTACAGTTGAAAAAGTGAAGAAAGCTTTTGAATTAGATTCAAAGTTTACAGAACTTAAACCTTGATTTAGTTAGTTTATTGTTGAAAAACCGTCTCGATTTTTTTGAGGCGGTTTTTTTGAATTTCAGATTTCAGATTTTAGATTTTTTAGAATTTGATATTGATATTGATATTGGAATTTAAACTTTTGAATTTAGCTATCTTTATGCTTTAAATTATTGATTACTTATGAATACCAAAAACACCACCAGTCAAGCGGTTCCAAACTACACCGTTCCGCTGATTACCATTACGATATTATTTTTTATGTGGGGATTTATTACCTGTATGAACGATATTTTGATTCCCTATTTAAAGAAATTATTTGCCCTTACTTTTGTTGAATCGATGCTGGTTCAGTTCTGTTTTTTTGGAGCTTATTTTCTGGGGTCGCTTACTTATTTTGTATTTTCATATTACAAAGGAGATCCAATCAATAAAGTGGGTTACAAAAAAGGAATACTTTCCGGAATTCTTCTTTCGGCAATAGGCTGTGTTTTATTTTATCCTGCAGCAACTTTTTCAGTATATGGTTTATTCCTTGGCGCTTTGTTCGTTCTCGGACTTGGATTTACCATTTTGCAGATTACGGCAAACGCCTATGTCTCTCTTTTAGGAACAGAAGAAAGTGCTTCGGGCCGATTGAATATGACTCAGGCATTTAACGCTTTCGGGACTACAATTGCACCAATACTGGGCGGTTATTTAGTATTTGGTCCGGGAGGCGATCATAATATTACAGCCGAAGCAACCCGTATTCCGTATCTTGTATTTGCGGGAATTTTAGTTTTAGTTGCCGTTTTGATTTACAATGTAAAACTGCCTTCTTTTCAGACAGAAGAAACAGAACAGGGAGGTCTTGGAGCTTTAAAATTCCTTCAATTGCGTTTGGGGATTTTAGGAATCTTCTGTTATGTTGGAGGAGAAGTAGCGGTAGGAAGTTTTATTATCAGTTTTCTGGAACTGGACAGCGTTGGCGGTTTAACCGAAGCAGTTAGTAAAAACTACCTTGCCATGTATTGGGGAGGCGCTATGATCGGACGTTTTCTTGGAGCCATTTCGCTGAGTCAGGGTATCAGTGCTTCAAAAAAAGCATTGTATATGATTCTGACTGCAGCAGCTGTCTTTTTATTGATTTATTCTATTGTAAACCTGACCTTTAGTCAAATGAGTTTTTTCCTTGTATTCTTAGTTCTGAATTTCTTTGCTTTTATGATTGGAAAATCGGCACCGGCAAGAACACTGGCAATATTTGCGTCTATTAATATTGTATTACTGCTGGTATGTATTTTAAGCACAGGAAAAATGGCTATGTACAGCATATTAGGAATTGGGATTTTTAACTCAATTATGTTTTCTAACATTTATACTTTAAGTATTGCCGGATTGGGTAAATATACCAGTCAGGGTTCATCTCTTTTGGTAATGGCAATTTTGGGAGGAGCTTTGGTTCCGATAATTCAGGGTGTCCTTGCTGATTCTGATTTTGGCGTACAAAAATCATTTATCGTTCCCGTATTCTGCTACGCTTATATTCTTTGTTTTGGTTTGTACTGCACTAAGAAACTGAAGAATGTAGAGCATGTTAAGAATGTTTCGGGGCATTAATTGTTTAAAATCCAAGGTTTAAATATCAATGACAATATCAAATTTCAAACTTTGCGAACTTAAATTGGACAATGTTTAAACTCTAAATTTTGCGAAACGTTAGCATTCTCTGTCGTAAAAAACACAATTTGGAAATAATAAAAAAGGACTTGCTTTTTACAAACAAGTCCTTTTTTCGTTATAATCAGAATTAATTATTCGGCATTTGCCATATTTAATGTCAAAGTTGTCAGGAATTCAAGTCCCGTTGTTGTGATTGCCTTAACGGTGATTTCGTATGCACCTGCAGTCAGCGAAGTACTTTTCTTTACAGAAACAGAACCTGTTTTTTCGTTTATTGAAAATATACTTTCAGTATCACTAAAAGGCTGTCCGTCTTTCTTAATACCATTTATAGCAAATGACGATTTGTAAGCTTCAGGAGAAAATGCCGGTGCGGCCGATACGTATCCGTTTGATAAAGCAATATGAAGATTATTCAATACGATAGTCAGATCATATTCAGGATAATATGTACCAAAAAAGAATTTGATTTTTGGAATGAATATTACGCGGAATGTTGTTGATGCTACGCGGAAATTATCTTTAAGAAGAACCGGAGTTACGTCATACGCTTTTTCTGCCTTTTTATCCGGATCTCCGGCATTAGCAGCAAATTTCAAAACATTCGAATTCAATGTAACTTCTGTTCCTATAGCTGAAGGATTCTCAATTGCCCAGCTCATATCAGCCGAAACTGTTTGAGGAGCTTCAAGCTCAAAATTGGCAGCATCACCGTAAATCACATAAGCCACCGGAATTACTGCTTTGCTTTCGATATCTTTAATTGACAGTTTTGCAGGCGTGATTTTAAAGTCAATAGTCTGCTTACCCTGAAAGTTCTGACTTACCGAGCTTACGTTTACGGTAATTTTGTAGCTGTCAGGTAATTTCGTTCCATTGCCCGAAACAGCGCTATTTGGATAAAGCAGACCGCTGTTTACATTGATTTTTCCCGATTCCTTGTTTACCGTTACTGCTTTCGAAAGTTTATCATTTAGAAATTCAGAAGCATTGACTTTTACATTTTCATTCAGGCTGAAATCTAAACTTATCTGAACATCAGATGCATCTAAAACACTCGAAGGTAAAGTAATGCTCTGCTGTTCGCCGTAGACCATAGAAGCTGTAGGGGTAAGTTCAATATCAATTTGTTTTTGAGGCGTCTCCTCATTGTCACTGCTGCAGGCTGTCAGTGACAAAGCCAAAAGTCCCATAAATAGTGATCTCGCGTAGTTTTTTTCTTTTCTCATAGTTTAAAATTTTTGCCAAAAGTATATTTTAAAAATATTTATCGCAACAAAGTTGCGATATTTTATTGCAATTTTGTTGCGATAGTGTTTTTAAGCAGTATATTTGCGCCCATTATTTACCCAAATTCAGTGCGATCATGCAAATTAATCCCCGATCCTTATGTCTATTTTTCCTTGCCTTTAATCTATATGCATATTCGCAGCATAAACCTTCCGATAGTATTAAAACCAATGTTCTGAATGAAGTTATAATCAGCAACAACAGTAAATCAGAATTATCGAATTCAAGAAAAATTTCACGAAAAGAACTTTTAAAAAATCAGTCGGCAACGCTGGGAGAAACGCTCAGTCATGTTCCCGGAATTCAGAATTCGTATTTCGGACCAAATTCGGGAGCTGTGGTAATCAGAAGCCTCAGCGGTAACCGCGTAAAAGTTTTAAGTAACGGAATGGCAATGAATGACCTTTCCGGAATCAGTCCAAACCTTAACCTGATTACCGATACAGATAATCTTTTAGGCATTGATGTTCATATAAACGACGGAAATGTTCTTTTTGGCGGAAGAGCTATTGGCGGTGCAGTTAACCTGAAAGACAACACGATCCCGAAAGAAAAAGCGCCCAAATTCCTTTCCGGTTTTGTACGGGCAGAAGGAAATACGAATCTCGGATATAAACAATCTTTTGACTTTAACGGAAATATAGGAAAAAAATGGGTCTGGCATGCGGGAGGTATGAACAGATGGAATGGAGACATTAAAATACCCGGAAACACAAAAGCTCCCATTGCTTACGATCCAAAAATTGATGATCTGACCGCCTCGATGGCGCAGGTTCATGTCGAAAAACAGACCACAAGAAACTTGACTTTGTATCCCTACATAAGCCAGTTTGTTTTGGATAAAATGAATGATCCGAAATGGGCGCTTACAGATGCTGATTTATACACTTTTGAAGAAAAATCATTTATTGACGGCGCTTATGTGTCAAATCCCAAAAATAACTTGTACATAGCGGGACAGCCTGCCGGAACGCCATTTTCGACAACCGTAGTAAAAGGTATTACTGATTATGCTCCTGTAAAAAAAGGAACAATGCCTAACAGTCATGCCAACAGTTATGCCCTAAATTTTGGAACGGGTTATGTGGGCGAAAAATTCAATATTGGAGCCGGATTTCGAAGAACGTACGGATATTATGGAATTCCCGGTTTTGCACTGCGCAAACTGCCGGGGCATACGCACACACACGACGATGGGTATACACATGAAATAGAAGGAGAAAGTATTTACCTGCCTATAAACACACGATCTGAAAGCAATAGTTTGATGATGGAATCGGAGTACAGACCCCAAAGTGCAGGAATTGCTGCTGTAAGATTAAATTATATGCTGCAGTATTCTCAAGACAGCGAACTTATTGACGATTACCTTGCCAATAAATTTTCGGCATCGCGCCACATTGTTAGGCTAGAGGTGGATCAGCAGCGTCTTAAGTTTTTAAAAGGACTCTCCGGTGCAGATGTTTCTGTTGTTAATATAGACGGAAGCGGTGAGCAGCGCTATCTTCCCGATAATAAAAGCCGTGAATACGGAATATTTACATTGCAGCAATTTGCAATTAAGTTTTTAAAACTAAATGCCGGGTATCGTCACGATCTTGTTCAAAGACGCGCCATGCTCACAGAAGGCTACAAACCAAGCAGGGGACTTGGCGGCGGGAAACTCTCAGATCGTGATTTTCATCTCAGCCAGTTTACTTCCGGCTTACAAATAGATGTAACAAAATATGCCTATTTACGAGGTTCGTATTCGCATTCAGAACGTGCTCCTGATGTTAACGAATTGTATGCGGGTAATAATCACTTTGCTATTATTTTAGAAGAAAATGGAGATGACAGGTTAAACAAAGAGACGGCAAAGACAACAGAGTTTGGAGCAGGATTTAATTACGCTGGATTAAAACTTTCTGTTACGCGATACAAAACCTTGTTAGATAATTATTTATATCTGGCTCATACAGGAATTTCGCGTTCAGGCGGTTTTTTGGTGAAAGAATGGCGGCAATCAAATACTGAATTGAACGGATGGGAAGTTGAAATGGCATACAATAAAAAAATTACCGAAAATTTTAATATCCAGCTGGGATCTTATTTTGACTTGGTTAAAAATGTAAATACTGCCGAAGATCGTATGAGAGACTGGGCAGAAGGTGATTATATGCCCAATATGCCTACCAGCCGATTTGGGTTTTCAGGAGGAATCGGCTTTAGGAAATTTGAATTCAGCGCAGCATTCGACCGTTACCTGGAACAGCGTTACCTTGGAAAGAACATTAATCCCGAACCGCCAATGCCGGCCTATTCACTGCTTTCTGCACGACTGAGCTATAACATGATTTTTAAAGACTACAAAATAGAATATTTTGCTGCAGGTACTAATCTGCTTAATGTTGAAGCCAGACCGCAGAATTCTTTTCTAAAGTATTTAGCACCGCTGCCGGGGATTAATATTTCTTTAGGGTTGATGGTTAGTATTTAAAAAAGTGATTAGTGATTAGTTGTTAGTGATCATATTAGGGATATATTTTACTGCTTCGTGCTGTCAGAT
This portion of the Flavobacterium gelatinilyticum genome encodes:
- a CDS encoding sugar MFS transporter, which translates into the protein MNTKNTTSQAVPNYTVPLITITILFFMWGFITCMNDILIPYLKKLFALTFVESMLVQFCFFGAYFLGSLTYFVFSYYKGDPINKVGYKKGILSGILLSAIGCVLFYPAATFSVYGLFLGALFVLGLGFTILQITANAYVSLLGTEESASGRLNMTQAFNAFGTTIAPILGGYLVFGPGGDHNITAEATRIPYLVFAGILVLVAVLIYNVKLPSFQTEETEQGGLGALKFLQLRLGILGIFCYVGGEVAVGSFIISFLELDSVGGLTEAVSKNYLAMYWGGAMIGRFLGAISLSQGISASKKALYMILTAAAVFLLIYSIVNLTFSQMSFFLVFLVLNFFAFMIGKSAPARTLAIFASINIVLLLVCILSTGKMAMYSILGIGIFNSIMFSNIYTLSIAGLGKYTSQGSSLLVMAILGGALVPIIQGVLADSDFGVQKSFIVPVFCYAYILCFGLYCTKKLKNVEHVKNVSGH
- a CDS encoding TonB-dependent receptor domain-containing protein; the encoded protein is MQINPRSLCLFFLAFNLYAYSQHKPSDSIKTNVLNEVIISNNSKSELSNSRKISRKELLKNQSATLGETLSHVPGIQNSYFGPNSGAVVIRSLSGNRVKVLSNGMAMNDLSGISPNLNLITDTDNLLGIDVHINDGNVLFGGRAIGGAVNLKDNTIPKEKAPKFLSGFVRAEGNTNLGYKQSFDFNGNIGKKWVWHAGGMNRWNGDIKIPGNTKAPIAYDPKIDDLTASMAQVHVEKQTTRNLTLYPYISQFVLDKMNDPKWALTDADLYTFEEKSFIDGAYVSNPKNNLYIAGQPAGTPFSTTVVKGITDYAPVKKGTMPNSHANSYALNFGTGYVGEKFNIGAGFRRTYGYYGIPGFALRKLPGHTHTHDDGYTHEIEGESIYLPINTRSESNSLMMESEYRPQSAGIAAVRLNYMLQYSQDSELIDDYLANKFSASRHIVRLEVDQQRLKFLKGLSGADVSVVNIDGSGEQRYLPDNKSREYGIFTLQQFAIKFLKLNAGYRHDLVQRRAMLTEGYKPSRGLGGGKLSDRDFHLSQFTSGLQIDVTKYAYLRGSYSHSERAPDVNELYAGNNHFAIILEENGDDRLNKETAKTTEFGAGFNYAGLKLSVTRYKTLLDNYLYLAHTGISRSGGFLVKEWRQSNTELNGWEVEMAYNKKITENFNIQLGSYFDLVKNVNTAEDRMRDWAEGDYMPNMPTSRFGFSGGIGFRKFEFSAAFDRYLEQRYLGKNINPEPPMPAYSLLSARLSYNMIFKDYKIEYFAAGTNLLNVEARPQNSFLKYLAPLPGINISLGLMVSI
- a CDS encoding beta-glucosidase, with the translated sequence MKHTITKTVRVTLLTALVLSNLSFNKLTVNEKDPVITINGFSFVDSNKNGKLDPWEDTRLSVNQRIEAIIKEMTNAEKVDLLIGTGMPGIEVLTGPVGDSKQGLVPGAAGGTAAFERFGIPATVVADGPAGLRIAPTRENDSKTYYATAFPVGTALASTWNKALLEEVGKAMGNEVKEYGVDVLLAPALNIHRNPLNGRNFEYYSEDPLISGKTAAAIVNGIQSQGVGTSIKHFAVNNEETNRLTINAHVSERAIRELYLKGFEITVKESDPWTIMSSYNKLNGIYTSANKDLLTEVLRNEWGYKGIVMTDWFGGFPGFESIQKGSNSDVVQQMIAGNDLLMPGIPVQKKALLEALNSGKLSQEAANTNVRRILEYVFRTPTFAKYKYSDKPNLTKNAEVTRKAAAEGMVLLKNEKNALPFADKQKEVSLFGVTSYAWITGGTGSGSVNNKHTVSLLEGLNAAGYKLDKELVDLYTPHAEKEVVAEKERRKARGVLALPERLPEIKMDDAFIAKKAASSEIAFVTLGRNSGEGGDRVVDNDFNMANEEIEMLDKISKAFHAKGKKVVVILNIGGVIETASWKDKADAILLAWQPGQEGGHSVADVVSGKINPSGKLTMTFPAKYSDTPSAKNFPGFPVNNPTEVTYEEGVYVGYRYFNTFNIKPSYEFGFGTSYTTFDYSGIKLSSPAFKDKLTVSVTVKNTGKVAGKEVVQLYLAAPSKSIDKPKEELKAFAKTKELKPGESQTLTLTLSPKDLASFLENKSAWIAEAGEYKVLIGASSLNIKQTASFSVPKEITVEKVKKAFELDSKFTELKP